The genomic DNA GATCCCGAAAACGTCGGCAAAGGCCTCCGGGTGTTGTACGGTGCCAGCGGCTTTCTCCATATCTATCTCGCATACATGGCGGCGAGGACAGTCCTGTCGGGGCTCGGCGTGATAGGCGGCGGGAAGAGTGGGGATCAATCCGCGCAGTCGGGGACGAGCTGGCTGATGTCGCAGGGGTTCGGACGCTGGCTGGTTGGGGCCGTGGGCGTGGTGGCCTTTGGGATCAGCATCAGTCAGCTCCTGGTGGCCTACCGGGCGAAGTTCCGCGAGAAACTCGCGCTGCGCGACATGCATGCTTGGGAGAGGATTGCGATGATCACTCTCGGCCGGATGGGCTTTTGCGCGCGGGCTTTGCTGATCGCACTTGTCGGCCTGTTTCTCGTGCAAGCGGCCGTAAATTCCGATCCCGATAACGCGGGCGGCATGGCAAAGGCGCTTGCGACTCTGATGGAACAACCTTTCGGCCCGTGGCTGCTCGGCGCCACCGCCGCTGGTTTGATTGCCCACGGCTTGTTCACCTGGGCCATGATGCGTTACCGCGATCTGGGCGGGGACGGATGAGGGGGCGATCTATCCTCTCGCATTTCCGCAGGAGATGCTGGTGAGGCGCGCCGCGGTCCAGTGGATCCGCAACGGGCCGGAGGGCGGATGACGGACGGACAGTTGGACGGTCGGACGCAGCGGTGCGAAGAGCTAAGCGGGAAGGGTAAGGCGCTGTCGAACGGGGTTCAGCCGGACGCGATCGATGCTGGGCCGCGTCGGGTCGCGCGCAAGCGCGTCGTAGCGGCATGCCTAACCCTGCGCTGCACCTGACCGCGGCGGCAGGGGTGCGTCGGCGGGAGAACAATTCCACGACTGAGGCAACGAGCGGCGCTCTCGCCAAAACCGTTCGTATCGTCTTCTGTATTTTCTGAAACCGTACGCATCGACTCTTGCACGCATTCGCATCCACTTCTGTGAAAGAACCCCGACTTGGCCCTCTCATTGATTCCTTAAGACCGAGGTTTCTTTAGGTCGTTACCGTGATAATTGAAAAATGCAAGTGACCACAAATGCGGCGTTCCATCGAGCTTCCAGTTCGCTGGCCTGCTTAATCGAGTTAACGTAAGCCTCCTCTGTGCGAGTGCTATAATGACGCAGTCGGATGACTTCGCGGACT from Gemmatimonadaceae bacterium includes the following:
- a CDS encoding DUF1206 domain-containing protein codes for the protein MKSQCGFLKFIIRFGFLAQGAVYLAVGLLALQVAVGFGGETGDTKGALEEIGRRPFGGTLLVILAVGLLHYSAWKFVEAFKDPENVGKGLRVLYGASGFLHIYLAYMAARTVLSGLGVIGGGKSGDQSAQSGTSWLMSQGFGRWLVGAVGVVAFGISISQLLVAYRAKFREKLALRDMHAWERIAMITLGRMGFCARALLIALVGLFLVQAAVNSDPDNAGGMAKALATLMEQPFGPWLLGATAAGLIAHGLFTWAMMRYRDLGGDG